CGTACAGGACAACGTTACATCCTCGGCGGCGAAAATATAACATATGATGGTTTTTTTCAAAAATTGAAGGAAATCACCTCAAAAGATCATCGATTGTTCCATGTTCCGTATTGGCTAATGTTTGCCGGATCTAATATCCATTTTGCTTTTGCGAGATTAAGAGGACGATCTCCACGGATAACACCACGATGGATCAGGAAGTATTTACACCATTGGGCTGTGTCTGTTGTAAGAGCTGAAACTGAGCTTGGATATTGTGTTACACCATTCGATGAGGGATTACAGAGAACTGTGGATTGGTTAAATAAAAAACAGAGAAATGATGAGTGATGAAACTTCGATTTTTTTTACATTAATAACCGGCGCCAGTTCCGGCATCGGGAAAGCATTAGCAAACGAGTTGGCAAGAAAAGGTCAAAATCTGTTTTTAGTGGCCTTGCCAGGCAATGGATTAGATAATTTTGCGAAAGAACTGATTAAAAACTTTGGCGTAAAAGTAGAATATCTGACCGTTGATCTCACAGCACCTGAAACCCCTCAGTTGATTTACGGTCATGCAATAAAACGTGGATTGAAGATTAAGATTTTGATCAACAATGCCGGAAACGGTCATGTAGGTAAATTTGAGGAAATGAGCCAGACCAAGATTGAAGAGATGATTCACCTGAACATCAGGGCGCTCACAATGCTAAGCCTTCTATTCGTGAAAGACATGAAAACAGTTGAAGGTGCACATATCCTCAATGTCGGAAGTTTTGGCGCCTATACTCCTGTGGCTTACAAAAGTGTTTACCTTGCCACAAAGTCATATGTTTACTATTTTACAAGGTCATTAATGCAGGAGTATCACACGACAAAAATCAATTTCAGTGTTCTTATGCCGGGTGCTGTGGTTACGAATGGAGAAGTTGAAGAAAGAATAAAAAATGCAGGATTTTTAGGGAAGTTTTCATCGCTAACCCCGGAATACGTGGCAAAATTTACAGTTAAGGCGATGATAAAAGGGAGATTCAGTATTTTGCCAGGCTATGTGAATCGCGCTATTTTCAGAATCAGTGCATGCCTACCAAGTGGAATTTTACTCTACATCACCAGACATATTTTCAATAAGACCTGTTGATTTGAAATTTTTTCCCCAAGAAATTCTTTTTTTCTTGCTTAAAAAAATAATAGCAGTATTTTTGCCGCCCGTTTGAGGGATTTAGTTCAGTATATTTTTGGGAGTTTAGCTCAGTTGCTTGCGCGACTGAAGTCATTCAGGCGGGGTTCAGAGCATCCCGACTCGCAAGTCGGGAGGGTCACTGGCTGAAAAATTGAAATAATGGGGAGTTTAGCTCAGTTGGTTCAGAGCATCTGCCTTACAAGCAGAGGGCCACTGGTTCGAATCCAGTAACTCCCACAAAACCACCTCACAAGGGTGGTTTTTTCATGCTATGTCATTTCACTTCTACATCCTCTATTCCCCATCACTCGATTGTTATTACTATGGTCACACTGAAAATATTGATGACCGTCTTCGTAAGCATAATTCAAAACACAAAGGATTTACCGGAAAAGTTGGCGATTGGCGTGTGGTTTTCACCGGGATTTATCCGACAA
This sequence is a window from Bacteroidales bacterium. Protein-coding genes within it:
- a CDS encoding GIY-YIG nuclease family protein — its product is MSFHFYILYSPSLDCYYYGHTENIDDRLRKHNSKHKGFTGKVGDWRVVFTGIYPTKELAYARERQIKRMV
- a CDS encoding SDR family NAD(P)-dependent oxidoreductase, with protein sequence MMSDETSIFFTLITGASSGIGKALANELARKGQNLFLVALPGNGLDNFAKELIKNFGVKVEYLTVDLTAPETPQLIYGHAIKRGLKIKILINNAGNGHVGKFEEMSQTKIEEMIHLNIRALTMLSLLFVKDMKTVEGAHILNVGSFGAYTPVAYKSVYLATKSYVYYFTRSLMQEYHTTKINFSVLMPGAVVTNGEVEERIKNAGFLGKFSSLTPEYVAKFTVKAMIKGRFSILPGYVNRAIFRISACLPSGILLYITRHIFNKTC